From the Paenibacillus sp. FSL H8-0548 genome, one window contains:
- a CDS encoding glycoside hydrolase family 172 protein: MNNLYLRKEGISRRSSSWDTTGGNADNVRIASGKSYTIADITGSGVVQHIWMTISSADIHYFRKILIRMYWDGEVEPSVEVPVGDFFGVGHGVASHYVSLPLNMITTPGIIEDKAAMNCFFEMPFGNGARMEVTNECQKDIIVYYYVDYVEKPVPDDAFRFHAQFRREMPTAGTIDLSRLKEEHDKQDDAFWANNKVNDIKNTDGSENYIIFEAEGEGHYVGCNLSIDNIDPIPGNSWFGEGDDMFFIDGEPWPPRLHGTGTEDYFCAAWCYPSGKYDGPYHGISLAAPLRGNGHSWTEPNIIPTELEYSGKWTTYRFHIVDPILFRKSITFSIEHGHGNSQSNDYSSVAYWYQREPHKTFPMIVPVERRLPLSERASMSGFLKSF; encoded by the coding sequence ATGAATAACCTTTATTTGCGCAAAGAAGGTATCTCGAGAAGGAGCTCTAGTTGGGACACGACTGGCGGCAACGCTGATAATGTTCGCATAGCATCTGGCAAGTCCTATACGATCGCAGACATAACCGGTTCAGGTGTAGTCCAGCATATTTGGATGACAATCTCATCAGCCGACATCCACTATTTTCGAAAAATACTAATTCGTATGTATTGGGATGGGGAAGTGGAACCAAGTGTGGAGGTGCCAGTCGGAGACTTCTTCGGTGTTGGCCATGGAGTTGCCAGTCATTATGTGTCTCTCCCACTCAATATGATTACCACTCCAGGAATCATCGAGGATAAGGCGGCCATGAACTGTTTTTTCGAGATGCCTTTCGGCAACGGAGCGCGAATGGAAGTCACTAATGAATGTCAAAAAGATATTATCGTTTATTATTACGTGGATTACGTGGAGAAACCAGTCCCTGATGATGCGTTCAGGTTTCATGCGCAATTTAGAAGAGAAATGCCAACCGCTGGTACGATTGATCTTAGTCGTTTGAAGGAAGAGCATGACAAGCAGGATGACGCATTCTGGGCGAACAATAAGGTGAATGACATCAAAAATACGGATGGCTCCGAAAACTATATTATTTTCGAGGCAGAAGGGGAAGGGCATTATGTTGGCTGTAATTTGAGTATCGACAATATTGATCCTATTCCAGGCAACAGTTGGTTCGGTGAAGGGGATGATATGTTCTTTATTGATGGTGAGCCTTGGCCGCCGCGGCTTCATGGAACAGGAACCGAAGATTATTTCTGTGCGGCATGGTGTTATCCGTCTGGCAAGTATGACGGGCCGTATCATGGAATCTCCTTGGCTGCCCCACTGCGCGGCAATGGGCATAGCTGGACAGAGCCCAATATTATTCCAACAGAGCTGGAGTACTCTGGCAAGTGGACGACCTACCGATTCCATATTGTAGATCCCATCCTGTTCCGCAAATCGATCACCTTCAGCATTGAACATGGACATGGCAATTCTCAATCTAACGACTATAGTTCGGTAGCTTATTGGTATCAGCGTGAGCCGCATAAGACTTTCCCGATGATCGTTCCGGTTGAGCGGCGACTGCCACTTTCTGAACGAGCCAGCATGAGCGGTTTTTTGAAGAGCTTTTAA
- a CDS encoding beta-L-arabinofuranosidase domain-containing protein, producing MQGIYGNRAPLMATPFNELPLGAIKPEGWLRDQLSIQANGLTGHLDEFWSDVGPNSGWLGGEGESWERGPYYLDGLLPLAYLLEDTELIAKAQPWIEWSLSSMRDNGQFGPAANDDWWSRIIMLKVLIQYEEYTGDERVKPFLASFFRYQLEELPNRPLSDWAEARGGENLISVYWLYNRTGELFLLELAQLIREQTLDWSAIYKQFPYWNRQTAFDHRVHVVNVAMSFKQPALSYLQTLNEEDKMAAYTGIKSVMTYHGQVNGIFSGDEWLAGTHPSQGTELCAVVEYMYSLEQLIRITGDGFFGDLLEKVAYNALPAAISSDWKVHQYDQQANQIMCTHAKRNWTENNNEANLFGIEPHFGCCTANMHQGWPKFTARLWMATEGAGLAAISYAPCRVTALVGSGTEAVIHVKTEYPFRDTVLISVKLALSEAFAMKLRIPEWCASPTILVNGEVCSVDVKQGFATVSRIWNDGDELQLQFPMKVQRVPRANGAIGLQYGPLMFAVPVKERWQKHRTYPPYDDWEVYPESPWNYGVRLDEKDASASVQVEKADIQAQPFAAESAPLSLRMTARRLPQWTMELNSAGTPPFGPVSSNESEEEIFLIPYGCARLRIAEFPVINN from the coding sequence ATGCAAGGGATTTACGGCAACCGCGCACCGCTAATGGCGACACCATTCAATGAGCTTCCGCTCGGCGCAATAAAGCCCGAAGGGTGGCTAAGGGACCAATTGTCGATTCAAGCTAACGGTTTGACGGGGCATTTGGATGAATTTTGGAGCGATGTAGGTCCAAACAGCGGCTGGCTGGGAGGAGAGGGCGAAAGCTGGGAGAGGGGTCCATATTATTTGGATGGGCTTCTTCCTCTAGCTTATCTGCTTGAAGATACGGAGCTCATCGCTAAAGCTCAGCCGTGGATAGAATGGTCTTTGTCTAGCATGCGCGACAACGGGCAATTTGGACCCGCAGCCAATGATGACTGGTGGAGCCGAATAATTATGTTAAAGGTTCTGATTCAATATGAGGAATATACCGGTGATGAACGCGTAAAGCCGTTTCTGGCAAGCTTCTTTCGATACCAGCTTGAAGAGCTGCCAAATCGTCCGCTTAGTGATTGGGCAGAGGCCAGAGGCGGTGAAAATCTTATCAGTGTTTATTGGCTTTACAATCGTACTGGCGAGCTATTCCTGCTTGAGCTTGCGCAGCTCATTAGGGAGCAAACGCTGGACTGGTCAGCGATTTATAAGCAGTTCCCGTATTGGAACCGTCAAACTGCGTTCGATCATCGAGTACATGTTGTGAACGTTGCGATGTCTTTTAAGCAGCCGGCACTGAGCTATCTTCAAACGTTGAATGAAGAAGATAAAATGGCAGCTTATACAGGGATCAAAAGCGTGATGACCTATCACGGTCAAGTAAACGGTATTTTTTCAGGCGATGAGTGGCTGGCCGGGACACATCCAAGCCAAGGAACTGAGCTTTGTGCCGTAGTCGAGTATATGTACTCTTTGGAGCAACTTATCCGTATTACTGGTGATGGTTTCTTCGGAGATTTATTGGAGAAGGTTGCCTATAATGCTCTTCCGGCAGCGATCAGTTCGGATTGGAAAGTCCATCAATACGATCAACAGGCTAATCAGATCATGTGTACGCACGCCAAACGGAACTGGACAGAAAACAACAATGAAGCCAATCTATTCGGAATTGAGCCACACTTCGGCTGCTGTACGGCCAATATGCACCAAGGATGGCCTAAATTCACAGCGAGGCTATGGATGGCAACTGAAGGGGCTGGTCTTGCCGCAATCTCCTATGCCCCTTGTCGTGTAACGGCTCTAGTTGGATCAGGGACAGAAGCAGTTATCCATGTGAAAACAGAGTATCCGTTTCGCGATACAGTATTAATTAGTGTCAAGCTAGCATTGTCCGAGGCATTTGCTATGAAATTAAGAATACCGGAATGGTGTGCATCGCCTACCATACTCGTCAATGGGGAGGTCTGCAGCGTTGATGTAAAACAAGGCTTTGCCACGGTTAGCCGCATATGGAATGACGGAGATGAGCTTCAGCTTCAATTTCCTATGAAAGTACAGCGTGTACCGAGAGCGAACGGTGCGATCGGTCTCCAATATGGACCGCTGATGTTTGCTGTCCCGGTTAAAGAGCGGTGGCAGAAGCATCGCACTTATCCGCCATATGACGATTGGGAAGTGTACCCTGAATCTCCGTGGAACTATGGAGTTCGTCTGGATGAGAAGGACGCATCCGCTTCGGTGCAGGTCGAAAAAGCAGATATTCAAGCTCAGCCGTTTGCCGCAGAGAGCGCCCCCTTGAGTTTGCGGATGACAGCCCGTAGGCTTCCGCAATGGACGATGGAGTTGAATTCTGCAGGAACGCCGCCCTTTGGCCCAGTTTCGAGCAACGAGTCCGAGGAGGAAATCTTTCTGATCCCATACGGCTGCGCTAGACTGCGCATTGCGGAATTTCCCGTTATTAATAACTAA
- a CDS encoding AraC family transcriptional regulator, protein MTVQSSSLFPILSHHIYWDHKIKFQFSVDTYEHWVLFAVEGGSFSYRIGAAEGTGTMGDLIVCPPGVPFHRSVIHTLSFHFIGFSFGSIMGEPAKRNGDEDAIRHHLASSCYKLNITHLERLADNLRFLKEHADRAIEDKSYWQNHALNDIWRFCQRMEDSASVKEHIDPLIEQAKLYIRQHGFEEISMLELASELGISPVQLSRRFSKSTGMTPSRYLCYIRLEKVKIMLIETQLPLEEIAQSCGFNNGFYLSRVFTKIVKTSPSAYRKMNRV, encoded by the coding sequence ATGACCGTTCAAAGCTCTAGTCTTTTTCCCATCCTTTCCCATCACATCTATTGGGATCATAAAATAAAGTTTCAATTTAGCGTGGATACCTACGAGCATTGGGTGCTATTTGCCGTTGAGGGCGGAAGCTTCTCCTACCGTATAGGAGCAGCAGAAGGTACAGGAACAATGGGTGACTTGATTGTCTGTCCCCCGGGTGTGCCCTTTCATCGCAGCGTCATACATACGCTTTCCTTTCATTTTATTGGATTTTCCTTTGGTTCAATAATGGGAGAACCGGCAAAGAGAAACGGTGATGAAGACGCGATAAGACATCATCTAGCCTCTTCCTGCTATAAGCTAAACATAACCCATTTGGAACGTCTCGCTGATAACTTGCGGTTTCTAAAGGAGCATGCCGATAGGGCAATTGAGGATAAAAGCTATTGGCAAAATCATGCGCTGAACGATATTTGGCGATTCTGCCAGCGGATGGAGGATTCAGCCTCGGTTAAGGAGCATATAGATCCGTTGATCGAGCAAGCGAAGCTATATATTCGACAGCATGGATTTGAGGAAATAAGCATGCTGGAGCTTGCATCTGAGCTCGGCATCAGTCCTGTACAGCTAAGCCGGCGCTTCAGCAAAAGCACGGGCATGACACCCTCCCGCTATTTATGCTATATCCGATTAGAGAAAGTGAAAATTATGCTGATCGAGACTCAGCTGCCCTTAGAGGAAATTGCGCAATCCTGCGGTTTCAATAACGGCTTTTATTTAAGCCGTGTATTCACGAAAATAGTAAAAACCAGTCCCTCCGCATACCGAAAAATGAACCGGGTATAG
- a CDS encoding FAD-dependent oxidoreductase, producing the protein MKHELVKTDITVVGGGLAGVCAAVAAARLGQTVSLINNRPVLGGNSSSEVRVWVCGATAHGTQRYARETGIMGEMFVENQYRNPDGNPYLWDIVVLETVLAEPNIRLFLNTDVHEVEAEGAEEDRVIRSVTGWMMGSERMIRFESQIFIDCTGDGLVGFLAGAKYRIGREAKAEFNEDWAPDIADDITLGSTLLFYTKEAKRPVKYIPPSFAKDITETTIPIKRVIRSGDSGCHYWWIEWGGEMDTVHDNERIRDELWSVIYGIWDYIKNSGKFEAEHMTLEWVGSIPGKREYRRFIGDYMLNQNDILEQKPFEDRVAFGGWSIDLHPPQGMYSTESGSKHLFSDGIYHIPFRSLYSNNISNLMFAGRDISATHVAFGTTRVMATCAVIGEAAGSGAALSLQRGVEPRLLHRDYMGELQQLMLRQDASIIGIAGDDPDDLAKSAHITASSTLNRIAVTDSTTVHMLNKDLGILFPVQPALETVELLLDCTAAVTLEAELWHTGKGENYVPKYKVAAASTSVAPGSSQWVKLDFPWKPDAACNAFLIIKANEAISLHGSDRALTGVLCFEKGPEPIVSSLLEESQPEQPLVQWSMRAWNRHPICFQATPNTEAYAAEHITDGYVRPFAGPHLWVSEEMTAGQEEWIDLEWENEKRIAEIHITFNDDVNEDLINLHHHRTVFEAIPEVVRSYRVEALIQEEWIVVAAERDNHKRKRVHTLEHEISSSKIRLWIENTNGGAHAEVAEIRVYAL; encoded by the coding sequence TTGAAGCATGAACTCGTAAAAACCGATATTACCGTCGTTGGCGGAGGACTAGCAGGCGTCTGTGCAGCTGTGGCCGCTGCGCGTTTGGGACAAACGGTGTCACTCATTAACAATAGACCAGTACTTGGCGGCAATTCGAGCAGTGAGGTTCGGGTGTGGGTGTGCGGCGCTACGGCGCATGGCACTCAGCGTTATGCCCGGGAAACCGGAATTATGGGTGAGATGTTTGTCGAAAACCAATATCGAAATCCGGATGGCAATCCTTATTTATGGGATATTGTTGTGCTCGAAACGGTTCTCGCTGAGCCCAATATCCGATTGTTTCTGAATACGGATGTACATGAGGTGGAAGCCGAAGGAGCGGAGGAAGATCGTGTTATTCGTTCTGTGACAGGGTGGATGATGGGCTCTGAGCGAATGATCCGTTTTGAAAGCCAAATATTTATCGACTGTACTGGAGACGGGCTAGTTGGTTTTCTTGCAGGCGCCAAATACAGAATAGGCCGCGAAGCCAAGGCGGAGTTTAACGAGGATTGGGCTCCGGATATTGCAGATGACATCACACTTGGCAGTACGCTTCTGTTCTACACGAAGGAAGCAAAGCGGCCGGTTAAGTATATTCCACCAAGCTTTGCCAAGGACATTACCGAAACAACGATCCCCATAAAGCGAGTCATCCGAAGCGGCGATTCCGGGTGTCATTATTGGTGGATTGAATGGGGTGGCGAAATGGATACGGTTCACGATAATGAACGAATCCGTGATGAGCTTTGGTCGGTCATTTATGGCATTTGGGACTATATTAAAAACTCAGGCAAGTTCGAAGCGGAGCATATGACACTCGAATGGGTAGGATCAATCCCAGGCAAACGTGAATATCGCCGTTTTATTGGAGATTACATGCTGAATCAAAACGATATTTTGGAGCAGAAGCCTTTTGAGGACCGTGTAGCCTTTGGAGGCTGGTCGATTGATCTTCATCCGCCGCAAGGTATGTATTCGACTGAAAGCGGTTCAAAGCATTTGTTTTCTGATGGCATATACCATATACCATTCCGCAGCCTATATTCTAATAATATAAGCAATCTGATGTTTGCGGGCAGGGATATTAGCGCTACGCATGTCGCTTTTGGCACGACAAGAGTTATGGCGACCTGTGCAGTAATCGGCGAGGCTGCTGGAAGCGGAGCCGCCTTGTCTCTGCAGAGGGGAGTAGAGCCGCGATTGCTTCATCGCGATTACATGGGTGAGCTGCAGCAGCTCATGCTGCGGCAGGATGCATCGATTATCGGAATTGCAGGAGATGACCCGGATGATCTTGCGAAATCAGCCCATATTACGGCGTCGAGTACGCTGAATAGGATTGCTGTTACAGACTCCACCACAGTTCACATGCTAAATAAAGATCTAGGCATTTTATTTCCTGTACAGCCTGCACTAGAAACGGTTGAGCTGTTGCTCGACTGCACAGCGGCAGTGACGCTTGAAGCGGAGCTGTGGCATACGGGAAAGGGAGAAAATTATGTGCCTAAGTATAAGGTAGCTGCGGCTTCAACATCGGTTGCTCCTGGCAGCAGTCAGTGGGTAAAGCTTGATTTTCCGTGGAAGCCGGATGCAGCCTGTAATGCTTTTCTCATTATAAAAGCCAATGAAGCGATAAGCCTGCACGGATCGGATAGAGCGTTAACGGGAGTGCTTTGCTTTGAGAAGGGCCCTGAGCCTATCGTATCCTCACTACTGGAGGAATCTCAGCCGGAGCAGCCACTCGTGCAGTGGAGCATGCGTGCTTGGAATCGTCATCCGATTTGCTTCCAGGCAACGCCAAATACAGAGGCTTATGCGGCTGAACATATAACCGATGGCTATGTCCGGCCATTCGCCGGTCCTCATCTCTGGGTATCCGAGGAAATGACAGCAGGACAAGAGGAGTGGATCGATCTGGAGTGGGAGAATGAGAAAAGGATAGCTGAGATTCATATCACCTTTAATGACGATGTTAATGAAGATTTAATCAATCTGCATCATCATCGTACCGTCTTTGAAGCTATCCCAGAGGTTGTGCGAAGCTACCGAGTTGAAGCGCTCATTCAAGAGGAATGGATCGTGGTTGCAGCGGAGCGGGATAATCATAAACGTAAAAGAGTCCATACGCTTGAGCACGAAATATCATCCAGTAAAATTAGGCTTTGGATCGAGAATACGAATGGCGGCGCACATGCGGAGGTTGCTGAAATCAGAGTTTATGCTCTATAA
- a CDS encoding sugar ABC transporter substrate-binding protein, with amino-acid sequence MKKITVSLLLISLLIALTACASNNSSNGGGNTNTAETNGGSSNTGSDNTEEKVSLRMSIVAGTDEMPAWQGIVDSFNKSHPNIEVKLERLPGSWNEYIQKMTAQIAAGNPPDIGRMGVAYMPMFTSKGQVEDLAPYIGDLDMNEYYEPAMSQYLQDGKMYGMPIGVYTMAMYYNKDLFKKAGIELPPTDWNDAWTFEDLKNAAEKLTNGKGAGKEYGIYANLYPERSIQYLWSNGGDLISEDKTKATINSPESKQALSFLQDLIKQGYSPTPAETQTTPPDQLFLSGKLGMLVEGQWMMPTFSKIDNFEWGVAPIAVGVAGQPATPNFVDAYVVYKGSKHVEEAAEVLKFFVSEEAENIMVDHNIGGIPVLKSVAEARKPDMFNPLTPEEKEVWYQSVNVSRALSFTSNWQELMDAAMKKLDLVGLKELDAEQAADELAPELDKLLKQQ; translated from the coding sequence ATGAAAAAAATCACGGTATCATTGCTGCTCATCAGCCTTCTGATCGCACTGACGGCTTGTGCTTCCAACAATTCCTCAAATGGAGGCGGAAATACGAACACAGCGGAGACAAATGGAGGATCAAGCAATACAGGAAGCGACAATACAGAAGAAAAGGTTTCACTGCGGATGTCGATTGTTGCAGGTACCGATGAAATGCCCGCATGGCAAGGGATAGTGGATTCGTTCAATAAGTCTCATCCGAACATTGAAGTTAAGCTGGAGCGTTTGCCGGGCAGCTGGAATGAATACATCCAGAAGATGACTGCACAAATCGCTGCAGGAAATCCACCGGATATCGGTCGGATGGGAGTAGCCTATATGCCGATGTTTACTTCTAAAGGCCAAGTTGAAGACCTCGCTCCCTATATCGGTGATCTTGACATGAATGAATATTACGAGCCAGCGATGAGCCAATATTTGCAAGACGGCAAAATGTACGGCATGCCGATTGGCGTCTACACGATGGCTATGTATTACAACAAGGATTTGTTCAAAAAAGCGGGTATAGAGCTGCCGCCGACGGACTGGAACGATGCTTGGACTTTTGAAGATCTTAAGAACGCAGCTGAAAAATTGACTAACGGTAAAGGAGCGGGCAAAGAGTACGGGATATACGCCAATCTTTACCCGGAGCGCTCGATTCAATATTTATGGTCAAATGGAGGCGACCTCATTAGCGAGGATAAGACGAAAGCAACGATCAACTCACCGGAATCTAAGCAGGCGCTTTCGTTTCTTCAAGATCTGATCAAACAGGGCTATTCACCGACACCAGCAGAAACCCAGACGACCCCGCCGGATCAATTGTTCCTCTCCGGCAAGCTTGGTATGCTGGTTGAAGGACAATGGATGATGCCTACATTTAGCAAGATCGACAATTTCGAGTGGGGAGTTGCACCGATCGCGGTCGGAGTCGCGGGTCAACCGGCAACACCTAACTTTGTCGATGCTTACGTCGTATACAAAGGCTCCAAGCATGTGGAAGAAGCTGCTGAAGTGTTGAAGTTCTTCGTTTCGGAGGAAGCCGAAAATATTATGGTTGATCACAATATTGGCGGAATACCTGTGCTGAAATCGGTAGCCGAGGCACGCAAGCCTGATATGTTCAATCCGCTTACGCCAGAGGAGAAAGAGGTGTGGTACCAGTCGGTTAATGTATCGAGAGCGCTTTCGTTCACGTCTAACTGGCAGGAGCTTATGGATGCCGCTATGAAGAAGCTGGATCTAGTTGGACTGAAGGAATTGGATGCTGAACAGGCTGCTGACGAGCTGGCGCCTGAGCTTGACAAACTTTTGAAGCAGCAATAA
- a CDS encoding sensor histidine kinase: MSKLFHWYASLGLATKQFIYLFIVTLLIVLLLAWRNLHEAESLLQNQLTRDAELLVSRTNQYIDASLDNVENLLLLISTRTDLLDEGNEETAIDTLRKFADHNNSIAKTLYMVRTDGSVYSSSQVYYDIIGNPHLKDLYDLALQNYGAINVSEPYYSPMSGYTLAYVLPITDAGKQVRGVVVAEMNLDLLTERIAPMIYQSYILFSKDGNVINRLDSRDKLLPFQQAIYPPKVEEDFRKQLTILKVGVSSVEGYGLKPLVAVKSSKNRLGWSLAAFIEEDYFYKDLQKLNNNYRTAIIIWIIVLLFSAFLLSRSFTHPIRRFVEKMDRLNDLQVVAKLPVTRSDEIGRLTQSYNAMLERIQILLQKTKSAEEQKKEYELKMLRSQIAPHFLYNTLACISSLAKQQRTDEVRDTIRSLVKLLSFSFDKQSEYVSLEEELEGLRMYIQIQQVRYGEQYRYETDINPSLLHYRVLKLTLQPLVENALFHGITPNKAGLITIKGELWKGKLRLYIRDDGIGIPREKIRELLNENAEQERSMYRFTGIGLRNVHDRIRIHHGEPYGLRMGSKQGIGTIVRVDIPILTESDERLGIWN, encoded by the coding sequence ATGTCGAAGCTATTTCATTGGTATGCGAGTCTTGGCCTTGCCACCAAGCAGTTTATCTATTTATTTATTGTGACTCTGCTGATCGTTCTATTGCTTGCGTGGCGCAATCTTCACGAGGCCGAGAGCCTGCTTCAGAATCAATTGACTCGCGATGCGGAGCTGCTCGTAAGCCGGACCAATCAATATATTGATGCGAGCTTAGATAATGTGGAAAATTTGCTGCTTCTGATCTCAACCCGTACGGATTTGCTCGATGAGGGGAATGAAGAGACGGCCATCGATACGCTTCGCAAATTTGCTGATCATAATAATTCGATAGCGAAAACGCTGTACATGGTTCGAACCGACGGCAGTGTTTATTCAAGCTCTCAGGTTTATTATGATATTATTGGCAATCCCCACTTAAAGGATCTCTATGATCTCGCGCTGCAAAATTATGGAGCGATTAACGTAAGTGAGCCTTACTATTCACCGATGTCTGGATATACACTCGCTTATGTATTGCCTATTACAGATGCAGGCAAGCAAGTGCGGGGAGTTGTCGTTGCCGAAATGAATTTAGATTTGCTTACAGAGCGAATCGCCCCAATGATCTATCAATCTTATATTTTGTTTTCCAAGGACGGAAATGTTATTAACCGATTGGATTCACGCGACAAGCTGCTGCCCTTTCAGCAGGCTATTTATCCACCTAAGGTAGAGGAAGACTTTCGGAAGCAGCTTACTATCCTTAAAGTTGGTGTTAGCAGTGTAGAAGGATATGGCTTGAAGCCGCTAGTCGCTGTGAAATCATCGAAAAACCGGTTAGGCTGGTCGCTTGCTGCTTTCATCGAGGAAGATTATTTCTATAAGGATCTGCAGAAGCTGAACAATAATTACCGAACGGCCATCATCATTTGGATTATCGTACTGCTGTTCAGCGCGTTCTTGCTCAGTCGTTCCTTCACTCATCCGATACGCAGGTTCGTCGAGAAGATGGATCGGCTCAATGACCTGCAGGTAGTGGCGAAGCTGCCGGTTACGAGAAGCGACGAGATCGGCAGGCTGACGCAAAGCTACAATGCCATGCTTGAGAGAATTCAAATCCTTCTGCAGAAAACAAAATCAGCGGAGGAGCAGAAGAAGGAATATGAGCTAAAGATGCTGCGAAGCCAGATTGCTCCTCACTTTTTATATAATACGCTTGCTTGCATTAGCAGTCTCGCCAAGCAGCAGCGAACTGACGAGGTGCGTGATACCATTCGCTCGCTAGTCAAGCTGTTAAGCTTCAGCTTTGACAAGCAATCAGAGTATGTATCACTTGAAGAAGAACTGGAAGGGCTGCGCATGTATATTCAAATTCAACAGGTTCGTTATGGAGAGCAATATCGATATGAGACTGATATCAACCCAAGCTTACTTCATTACCGCGTTCTTAAGCTTACTCTTCAGCCACTTGTGGAAAATGCATTATTTCATGGGATCACGCCGAACAAGGCTGGCCTAATTACGATTAAAGGAGAGCTGTGGAAGGGAAAGCTAAGGCTTTATATTCGCGATGACGGAATAGGCATTCCACGAGAGAAAATCAGAGAGCTTCTGAACGAGAATGCGGAGCAGGAGCGCTCAATGTATCGTTTTACAGGTATTGGACTTCGGAATGTGCACGACAGGATTCGCATTCATCACGGTGAGCCCTACGGATTGCGAATGGGAAGCAAGCAGGGTATAGGGACCATTGTTCGCGTGGATATTCCTATACTCACGGAGAGCGATGAACGTTTAGGCATTTGGAATTAG
- a CDS encoding response regulator produces MIVKPLSILIVDDELPLRQELRMFPWKECDAVLMGEASNGEEALQLCSHKTPDVVITDITMPVMDGITLIREMKKRYPSVQIILLTCHSDFHYVQEALRLGALEYILKVSMEEEELMQAMDKVRAVIVKERIAQENEKRERRLLQSVLFGKLLLGQKLSSSDWHPIALSEEKPVLLARIFFDVSPSVYLSMKQQIQQTFSNIESSDSDWLTWLTVRDKEYFILIEARSPSEMLKQSFGQLLQSLTDLMKLYSPLLDPSISAHAIISEPITSGEELAHALVSLTEWKNALFYDHALESNVFFGEPQPLADMKEQQVKELIELLRKSSWSTESLKEFLQGEFMLWCFKHRIKPEQLKERVLNWQVEWLKVQENANLDGSSIANLMGAHTLSQMVACIIQDITAIELGRTHSRFEIRSAVQWIKDHLEKPISLPHIAEQVGLSPHYVSKLFREETGSSFNQYITKLRMEKAVELLKHTNKKVYEIAEEVGIPSYRYFTVTFRNWTGVSPTDFKRHS; encoded by the coding sequence ATGATCGTTAAGCCGCTCAGTATTCTAATTGTTGATGATGAACTTCCTCTCAGACAGGAGCTTCGGATGTTCCCGTGGAAGGAATGTGATGCTGTTTTAATGGGGGAAGCGAGCAACGGTGAGGAAGCATTGCAGCTATGCTCACATAAAACGCCAGATGTTGTAATCACGGATATTACGATGCCGGTAATGGATGGGATCACGCTCATTCGGGAAATGAAGAAACGTTATCCTAGTGTTCAAATCATATTGCTGACTTGTCACAGTGATTTTCATTATGTACAAGAAGCGCTCCGACTTGGAGCGCTTGAATATATTTTGAAGGTATCGATGGAAGAGGAAGAACTAATGCAAGCGATGGACAAAGTAAGAGCTGTAATTGTAAAGGAGCGAATCGCTCAGGAAAATGAGAAAAGAGAGCGAAGGCTGCTTCAATCTGTATTATTCGGAAAGCTGCTGCTCGGTCAAAAGCTAAGCAGCTCCGATTGGCATCCGATTGCTCTAAGTGAGGAAAAACCCGTTTTATTGGCACGAATATTTTTTGATGTATCCCCCTCCGTATATTTATCCATGAAACAGCAAATTCAGCAAACGTTCTCTAATATCGAAAGCTCCGATTCAGACTGGTTAACGTGGCTGACTGTACGAGATAAGGAATATTTTATCCTAATAGAGGCACGTTCTCCCTCGGAAATGCTCAAGCAGTCCTTTGGTCAGCTATTACAATCCTTAACCGATCTGATGAAGCTGTATTCTCCACTGCTCGATCCAAGCATCTCTGCGCATGCCATTATCAGTGAGCCAATTACGTCTGGAGAGGAGCTAGCACACGCTCTTGTTTCTTTGACGGAATGGAAGAATGCGCTTTTTTATGATCATGCTTTGGAGAGTAACGTTTTCTTTGGTGAGCCGCAGCCGCTAGCGGATATGAAAGAACAACAGGTTAAGGAACTAATAGAGCTGCTAAGAAAGTCCAGTTGGTCTACCGAGAGCTTGAAAGAATTTTTGCAGGGTGAGTTTATGCTATGGTGCTTCAAGCACCGCATTAAGCCGGAGCAGTTGAAGGAGCGTGTGCTGAATTGGCAGGTGGAGTGGCTGAAGGTACAAGAAAACGCTAATCTTGACGGTTCCAGCATTGCAAATTTGATGGGAGCTCATACTCTGTCGCAAATGGTTGCCTGTATCATCCAAGATATCACTGCAATAGAGCTAGGGAGGACACACTCGAGATTTGAGATTCGTTCAGCTGTTCAGTGGATCAAGGATCATTTGGAGAAACCGATTTCGCTCCCTCACATTGCTGAGCAGGTAGGACTTAGCCCTCATTATGTCAGCAAATTGTTTCGAGAAGAGACAGGAAGCTCGTTCAATCAGTATATTACCAAACTACGTATGGAGAAGGCGGTCGAGCTGCTTAAGCATACGAACAAGAAAGTATATGAAATTGCGGAAGAGGTCGGAATACCGAGCTATCGCTATTTTACAGTAACCTTTCGAAATTGGACGGGTGTGTCCCCAACGGATTTCAAACGACATAGTTAA